The DNA sequence CGGGGTGTCGAACGGCAAAGGTGCGTACGCCTTGCGACCAGGGCTCAGTCCGCCAAACCCTCGAAGAAGGTCATGGCGATTTCGCCCGCTTCGGCCGGCCAGGTGTGGGGATAGGGGCGCGCACCCGGCCGGCGCCCGCCGGTTCCATCCTCGTCGTGCTGGCACCAGAGCACCGGGTTGCCATTGGGGTCCGACCCGTAGCGCCGACAGGCGAGCCCCGCGATGTCCACCGGGTCCGGCCGTTCCTCCGCAAGGCCGTTCTGGGCCAGGAAGGCGGCCAGCGCCCGGCGGCCTTCGGCGATGGGCACCAGCGCGTCCTTCGGATTGTGGATGAGGACGGCCCCGACCTGGCCGACGCACCTCGAGGGCACGATGCCGCCGGCCACGGCCACCACGCCGCGGATCCTGTCGCCCCGTGCACAGGCGAGACTGCTGGCGAAGCTGGCGCCCAGCGAATGGCCCGCCACGAAGACGGCGGCGGGATCGATGCAGAAGGACGCGGCCATCCGGTCCAGCAACGCGTCGAAGACGGCGTAGTCGCGCAATCGTCCCGGCGGGTCGCGCGGGTCCGACCATGCGAAGCGCCCGTCCGCCGCCCGCAGGGCCTCGGGGTAGACGAAGATTGTCGGTGCCTGGGCCGCCGGTTCCAGTCGGAAGTACTGCCGGGCCTGGGCGGCCGTGTTGGTCCGGCCGTGGAACGCGAACACCAGGTGGTGCGGGATGGCAGGGTCGTAGCCCCGCGGCGCCGCGACCAGGGCATGGCGTCGGGTCCCCGCCACCTCGACCTCCAGCCTCTCCGGCAGGGCGGCCGTCCCGCCGCAACCGGCGGAGCGGCCCGGTGGGGTTTCGGCGCGGACCTGCGCGGGCAAGGCCAGGACGGACGCGGCGGCCAGCACGATCCACAGCATC is a window from the Azospirillaceae bacterium genome containing:
- a CDS encoding PHB depolymerase family esterase, translated to MLWIVLAAASVLALPAQVRAETPPGRSAGCGGTAALPERLEVEVAGTRRHALVAAPRGYDPAIPHHLVFAFHGRTNTAAQARQYFRLEPAAQAPTIFVYPEALRAADGRFAWSDPRDPPGRLRDYAVFDALLDRMAASFCIDPAAVFVAGHSLGASFASSLACARGDRIRGVVAVAGGIVPSRCVGQVGAVLIHNPKDALVPIAEGRRALAAFLAQNGLAEERPDPVDIAGLACRRYGSDPNGNPVLWCQHDEDGTGGRRPGARPYPHTWPAEAGEIAMTFFEGLAD